A window from Triticum aestivum cultivar Chinese Spring chromosome 6D, IWGSC CS RefSeq v2.1, whole genome shotgun sequence encodes these proteins:
- the LOC123141793 gene encoding serine/arginine repetitive matrix protein 1 codes for MDAKFPLRRLLKLARHPPLRPGAQLPVFVATTGAPSAMVWARPRDLQRRRGCCLLRRPRRKSQPPPSSSRSPSAALPPLRRRVHMPEPSTAAASGLQRRTEVSPLTALPRGVLPPSGGRRQRKPRRRVDVLPTYLARLNILQDRRDPSSRARVRPSAPSAARRSPTRPRRRQPLLHPLLQATEDAARPCCIDCSQRPWPSFSGRVGHQQAGPAPPSSLPLQAERAKAHWDLRI; via the exons ATGGACGCCAAGTTCCCGCTGCGCCGCCTCCTCAAGCTCGCCCGCCATCCACCACTGCGACCAGGCGCGCAGCTGCCCGTCTTCGTTGCCACCACAGGAGCCCCAAGCGCCATGGTTTGGGCTCGGCCTCGAGATCTTCAGCGCCGCCGTGGCTGCTGCTTGCTCCGTCGACCCAGACGCAAGTCCCAGCCGCCTCCATCTTCTTCCAGGAGCCCGAGCGCTGCTCTTCCCCCGCTGCGCCGGCGAGTCCACATGCCGGAGCCGTCGACCGCCGCTGCCTCAGGTCTTCAGCGCCGCACCGAAGTCTCGCCGTTGACTGCGCTACCCCGAGGCGTTCTGCCTCCTTCTGGCGGGAGAAGACAGAggaagccgcgccgccgcgttgaCGTCCTCCCCACCTACCTCGCGCGCCTCAATATCCTCCAAGACCGGCGGGATCCATCTTCCCGTGCCCGGGTCCGCCCGTCCGCTCCTTCCGCCGCTCGCCGGAGTCCCACGCGTCCCCGGCGTCGTCAACCACTGCTCCATCCTCTGCTTCAGGCGACAGAGGACGCCGCTCGTCCCTGCTGCATTGACTGTAGCCAGCGCCCCTGGCCCAGCTTCAGCGGCCGCGTGGGCCACCAGCAAGCAGGCCCAGCGCCCCCTTCCAGCCTCCCTCTCCAAGCCGAAcgggccaaggcccactgg gatctgcgaatttag